Within Mycobacterium heckeshornense, the genomic segment CCGGGGCGCCTCGACGTGAAGATCAAGATCGAGCGTCCGGATGCCGAGGCGGCGCAGGACATCTTTTCCAAGTACCTCACCGAGGATCTGCCGGTGCACGCCGACGACCTCGCCGAGTTCGGCGGCGATCGCGCAGCGTGCATCAAGGGGATGATCGAGAAGGTCGTCGACCGGATGTACGCCGAGATCGACGAAAACCGGTTCCTGGAGGTCACCTACGCCAACGGCGACAAAGAAGTCATGTACTTCAAGGACTTCAACTCCGGGGCGATGATCCAGAACGTCGTCGACCGGGCGAAGAAGAACGCGATCAAATCGGTGCTGGAGACCGGCCAGCCCGGGCTGCGGATCCAGCATCTGCTCGACTCCATCGCCGACGAGTTCGCCGAGAACGAGGACCTGCCCAACACCACCAACCCCGATGACTGGGCGCGGATCTCGGGCAAGAAGGGCGAGCGGATCGTCTACATCCGCACCCTGGTCACCGGCAAGAGCTCGAGCGCGTCGCGAGCCATCGACACCGAATCCAACCTGGGCCAGTACCTGTAGTCGCGGGCTCAGCCGCTTACCAGCGAATAGCTGTTCTTCAGGTCGTCTTGCAGAACCTGCGCGGCATGGGTGGTGGTGTCGATGCGCAACGGGCTGTCCAGCACCCTCGACTGGTAGGTCCATCCGTCGGGCAAGTTGAGCCGCTCGCCGAGCTTGGGCAGGTCAGCTCGCGACAGGTTGGAATCAACCATCTGGCTCCAGGTCTGCATCACCCAGCATCGGAAAGCGGGGTCGTGCAGCTCGTAGACCTCTTCGCCGGCGTCAAAGGTGAAAACGGTGTGGCGGTTGACTTGGTTTGCGGTGTAGGGCGCCGGGTTCACCGCTGTCAGCAACACGGTGGCTTGCAGCTGCATCTCGATTCCGCCGAAGGTCTTGATCAGCCGCGGAACCTGCTGCGTCTTTTCGATGGCGTTCATCAGCCAGTAGCGCGGCCCGTTGAGCAGGACTGTGGCGGCGCCGTTTTCGGTCGCGATGGCCTGCGGGTCCAGCGCCGACCATAAGTCGGCGGGACAGTCGTTAAGCGGGTAAGTGCTGTAGACGCTGGCCTGCGGACCCGCTTCGCCGGGGGTCACCAGGAGCACTTCGCCGTAACGCTTCCCGGACACGCCGGTCTGTCGATGCTGGGCTGCCACGTTCGGTTCGGGGGCGGACACAGGGCGAAGTTAACCACTGACCGGGCAATTCTGCACCTCGACAAGGACGATTGTGCGGCTTGCGCGCCGGATCAGGCCGCATCGGCGGTTGTCGCCGCCCCGAGGCGGACTCCGCAACCAGGCAAACGTCACCGCGCACGCTTGCGCCGGCACACGGCGGCGGCTCACCTAGGCTTGTGGCATGCAACGGATTATCGGGACCGAGGTCGAGTACGGCATTTCCTCGCCGTCGGACCCGACCGCGAACCCGATCCTGACCTCCACCCAGGCGGTGCTGGCCTACGCCGCCGCGGCGGGCCTTCAGCGCGCTAAACGCACCCGCTGGGACTACGAGGTGGAATCCCCGCTGCGCGACGCCCGCGGATTCGACCTGAGCCGCTCGGCCGGTCCGCCGCCGGTGGTCGACGCCGACGAGGTCGGCGCGGCCAACATGATCCTGACCAACGGCGCGCGACTCTACGTCGATCACGCCCACCCGGAATACTCGGCGCCTGAATGCACCGACCCGCTCGACGCGGTGATCTGGGACAAGGCCGGCGAGCGGGTAATGGAAGCGGCCGCGCGCCATGTCGCCAGCGTGCCCGGGGCGGTGAAGCTGCAGCTGTACAAAAACAACGTCGACGGCAAGGGTGCCTCCTACGGGTCGCACGAAAACTACCTGATGAGCCGCCAGACCCCGTTCTCGGCCATCATCGTCGGCCTGACCCCGTTTCTGGTGTCCCGCCAGGTGGTCACCGGCCAGGGCCGGGTGGGCATCGGCCCCGCCGGCGACGAACCCGGATTTCAGCTGTCCCAGCGGGCCGACTACATCGAGGTCGAGGTCGGCCTGGAGACCACGCTCAAGCGCGGCATCATCAACACCCGCGACGAGCCGCACGCCGACGCCGACCGGTACCGTCGGCTGCACGTCATCATTGGCGACGCCAATCTCGCGGAGACGTCGACCTATCTCAAACTGGGTGCTACGGCGCTGGTGCTCGACCTGATCGAGGAGGGCATCGACTTAAGCGATCTGGCGCTGGCGCGGCCGGTGCACGCCGTGCACACCATCAGCCGCGACCCCTCGTTGCGTGCCACGGTCGCGCTGGCCGACGGCCGGGAACTGACGGGGCTTGCGTTGCAACGGATTTACCTGGACCGGGTGGCCAAGCTCGTCGACTCCCGTGACCCGGACCCGCGCGCCAACGACATCGTGGAAACCTGGGCCCACGTGCTTGACCTGCTCGAGCGCGATCCGATGGAGTGCGCCGAGCTGCTGGACTGGCCGGCCAAATTGCGAATCCTCGATGGGTTCCGCCAGCGGGAGAAGCTGAGCTGGTCGGCACCACGACTGCATCTGGTCGACCTGCAATACTCCGACGTCCGGCTGGACAAGGGCCTGTACAACCGGCTGGTCGCCCGCGGGTCGATGCGGCGTCTGGTCACCGAGCAGCAGGTGCTCAGCGCGGTGGACAACCCGCCGACCGACACCCGGGCCTACTTCCGTGGTGAATGCCTCCGGCGGTTCGGCGCCGACATCGCCGCCGCCAGCTGGGACTCGGTGATATTCGACTTGGGTGGCGACTCTCTGGTGCGGATTCCGACGTTAGAGCCGCTACGCGGCAGCAAAGCCCATGTCGGGGCGTTGCTGGATTCGGTCGACAGTGCCGTCGAACTAGTGGAACAACTGACGACGTGAGCTTGCCGTCCGGCGACGATGCAGGCCTGCAAGGCCTGGGGAGAAGCCGGACAATCGAACTTAAGCCCGGGGAAAGGTCGGTGTGGACCGGTAGGGTAGAGAGACCGGCGGACGCGTGACGCGCCGCCGATTGACGAAGCAGGAGGCAGCGATGGCTCAAGAGCAGACCAAGCGTGGCGGTG encodes:
- the dop gene encoding pup deamidase/depupylase, producing the protein MQRIIGTEVEYGISSPSDPTANPILTSTQAVLAYAAAAGLQRAKRTRWDYEVESPLRDARGFDLSRSAGPPPVVDADEVGAANMILTNGARLYVDHAHPEYSAPECTDPLDAVIWDKAGERVMEAAARHVASVPGAVKLQLYKNNVDGKGASYGSHENYLMSRQTPFSAIIVGLTPFLVSRQVVTGQGRVGIGPAGDEPGFQLSQRADYIEVEVGLETTLKRGIINTRDEPHADADRYRRLHVIIGDANLAETSTYLKLGATALVLDLIEEGIDLSDLALARPVHAVHTISRDPSLRATVALADGRELTGLALQRIYLDRVAKLVDSRDPDPRANDIVETWAHVLDLLERDPMECAELLDWPAKLRILDGFRQREKLSWSAPRLHLVDLQYSDVRLDKGLYNRLVARGSMRRLVTEQQVLSAVDNPPTDTRAYFRGECLRRFGADIAAASWDSVIFDLGGDSLVRIPTLEPLRGSKAHVGALLDSVDSAVELVEQLTT